From the Labeo rohita strain BAU-BD-2019 chromosome 21, IGBB_LRoh.1.0, whole genome shotgun sequence genome, the window TTGATCAAACTCACAAACATGAGACTACATGTTTGCAAATCAAGCAGGTAACTTTGTTCTGTAACTGAATACTAATATTGAGACATCAGTAACCCCAAACAGACACAAACCAAGCTAGTATGACAGCTCTTAATGATCATTCCTCTCTATTTCCTAGAAAAAACATGACCTACACAATAAGAGATGATGATGTAATCACCCAAAAATCACTGGCAATGTAAACAACAAGATCATACAGAATGTACTGTGGGCTATAAATAAAACCTCCACAGTTCTGTTACTGAAACGTACCGTTGGGAACTATGTTTAAATTTAGCTGTCAGTTTAAATCGTCATTTAAAGTTTTAGCAGTATTGCTATCTAAATGCTGTCAGCTGAGCAGCTCAAGATCCTTTCAAAGAGCATGCAGGCAAATGCTTCTACATGCGAAAAATGCCAGCACACATTTCCAGGAAAACACAGCTGACAGTTATAGCCCAACTGGGATTTATGTTACATCCTGTTAGTCCAAGGCTAGTTTAAACTGAAGGACATTCACAAGAATTTTTGGCTCTTTTCAGAACATTATTCTAGCTATAAAAAATTGTATCATTCTCAGCTGTGCTATACACAttaaaaagcaacaacaaaaaaaaaaaacaaagcaaaaatcaACCTTACTCATTtagaaattgattaaaaaatatgctGTAAAATACAGCATTGGAACTGTAAATTGCACAGCAATCTCTAAATAAAAACTTGACATTCCTGGTATTTTTTCTGGTTCATCAGACTTCATGGAAGCATGCCTTCAGGCAAGTATGTTCAATACCAGCAAGTGTTTAAGTATTTTTCGCACCTTGTTTGCAGGTCAGACTTCAACAAGGCCTCATCTGACTGGCTGCTTTTCTCGAGAGCTGATGACTTTCCGTTGTCAGTGGGAGACTGGATCCCTCCAGAACCAAACAGAACTCGACGATCTGAGACTTTTCTACTCATTAAAAACGTAATTAGTAAAACAACATCACAGAATAAAATGCAGGATtggtacatttaaaaatgcatgatattagGCACAATGCAAATAAAGAGAACTAATACAAGTTATCAGTGAAGCAGTTGAGTGGCTAGACAAATGACTGTTCTTCTACTTAACAATCACCCATTTCCCACTTGTCTGCAGGGATTCCAAGAAATGGATGGAATGTCCAAGTTACAGTTCTGTAAGGAAAAATGAATGCTTCTTTGATTCCAGTAACACCATTATATGGTACCCCTACGTGGTCCAGCTGCGTTCACGCTCTCCTGACGTTGTTTATGATGAAATGTCCTTCAACGTAGAGGACATTGGTAAGCCATGTCGTAAACACAAACCCTGACTCTTTGCCTTTTCTTTCTTGGCATGCTTTCACAATCCCTTGTGGCAAAACtatttatagaaaatattttctttttcctttttttagaatatacaaaaatatatattgtttatatacactaacagtcaaaagtttttgaacagtatgatttttaatgtttttaaagaattctcttctgctcaccaagcctgcatttatatgatccaaagtacagcaaaaacagtaatattgtgaaatatttttactgtttaaaataagtggtttctatttgaatacattttaaaatgtaatttattcctgttaccAAAGCTAAGCATTCCCAATATCTTTTCAGATAACTAAATTGCCTTTTCATTAATGTGCAGAATATTTGCAAGCATGTATTCactaatattcattattttttcagtgtttccAGACCCGCCTGTAGGACTGAACTGGACTGTTTTGAGCATGGGCTCAGATGGCTTGATCTATGATATGGTTGTGAGCTGGGATCCACCCCCATCTGCTGCAGAGAATTTGAAGACAGGATGGATCTTGCTGGTATACGAGACGCAGTACAGAGAAAAGGGTTCAGACCAGTGGAACTCAGTAAGTCCTATGCAACGTTGTTCAATTGGCACCACCAGATTTCTAATAAGCTCCTAATGAGAAACAGACTTGAAGTCAAATGGTTTACTTGAGGAGTTCCTCTGAAGCTTTATGAAAAGTGTTTTCTAAGAACACTTATGACTCATTCCTTTTGATTCACCATGGTGAAGATTATGACCTGGATTTTGCAGCCATAATTAGGCCACATTCGGAGCTCATTATTTTCAAGGTTGGAGTGTTATTATGTGTCTTAGGCTTGTTTGTGTCTCTACAGATGGATAATGGCAAAGACACACAGGCGTACATCTACGGTCTAAGCAGCAACACTGAATATGAAGTCAGAGTCAGGTCGAAAATGAGAGGCTACAACTTTGGTGTTTTCAGTGACTCCATCTTTATACTCATTCCTAACAAAGGTCTGATTTAAGATCTACCTGTCTGTAGATTTTGGAAGGAAgttacttcatttttttatttttatttttttaatttattgatgtTTTGAATGTCCTGGTTCAATTTCAGAATCAAGAATTCCTATTACAGCTGTGTTGGTCTTCGCTGCCGTTGGTATCACGATTGTTTTGATGGTGGTTGTAGTTTCACGTCAACAAAAGTAAGTAACTGCTctcttatatatataatattgtaaaggactttttttgtacgtttttaaagggttagttcgcccaaaaatgaaaattctgtcattaataaccctcatgtcgttccaagcccgtaagaccttcgttcattttcggaacacaaattaagatatttttgatgaaatccgaaagctttctgaccctggatagacagcaacacagctgacacacgttcaagacccagaatagtagtaaggacatcattaaaatagtccatgtgacatcagtggttcaactgtaattttatgaagctacaagaatactttttttgctaCTTTTTTAATGTACCACGGCTCACAGTGATATCTGCGATATCAGAAattttaacagaaatatattactatgaTTATGATATAGTAAAATGCATGTGTTAAAATAAAGGGCTAATACTGTACTATTATTTGTATGGAATATCATTCAACCCAAATGTTTTTCATCCGTGTTTTAATATCAAACATACATTTGTTGTGCATCATCTTATTTGAcaagaataaacattttattttttgttgcaaattattatattatattatactataaaaGACTGATTAAATTGTTAGTTTTTAGACAGGATTTTCATGATAAATTTGtataaatcatacaaaataaatcataaaacacaaaataaattaaatagaaaaagaatctagggaaaaataaagtgaatttCATTGGGCACTCAATATAAAGTTggcttgaaagaaaaaaaaatatgaaaaaaatgtgctgaaaaaaatttattaaaatgtgctgaaaatgaaaatgaaagaaagggtaaaagaaaaaaaaatacagattaaataatttcatatgcacatacatataaacaagTCTTGCTAAGATTCAAAACAGAATAAGtaaaatcaaaaagttttattttaaagggcaTTAATGAAATAAAGCTGCTGTCAGCTGTGATTGGAGAGGGCAAAAATTGGGCTAGTTTTCATTCCGTATGGGCGGGTTTTGGAAATTTTTCTgggacctggcaaccctgatgaCCTTATTACCTTTCCAGGccttgaacgtttcagttgcgttgctgtctatgcagggtcagaaaattttggatttcatcaaaaatatcttaatttgtgttccgaagatgaacgaaggtcttacgtgtttagaacgacatgaggatgtgtaatcaataacagaattttcatttttgtatgaacTGTCCCTTTCAAAGCTTTAACTTCATTGTTCATCTGTTGTAGGTTAATGGTGATTTTCCTGCCGCCAGTCCCTGGACCAAAAATCAAAGGAATTGACCCTGTGCTTTTACAGGTATTTGACTTCACCGCCACTTTTGTAAGACTTTGAGGTGTTTTCTAAAAATACAAGCTTTTATGTTTGGGTTGTTTCTTCACAGAAAGGTCAGCTGAGCGAATTCACATCAATCTTAGGCACCCACCCGGGCTTGCGGCCAGAACTGTACAGCAGCGATCCATGGGTAGAGTTCATAGAGGTGGACATCGACGAACCGCATGAGAGCCAGGAGGAGCTCCTCATCGCCGATTCTCCGGTCTCTGACTCGCCTCAAATGTCCAGTAGTTTCAGAGATGATGACTCGGGTCGGGCTAGCTGCTGCGATCCGGATCTGTCAGATCACGATCAGACGGATCTACATCACCCTTCAGCCAGCAGCCACGATGGTTTCCACCCATTGTCACGTGCACAGTCAGGGCCACAGCAACCTGCAGCCGTCTGTCCACAAGACAATACGTGGTCAAACAACCTTTACTCACAGGTCAGTGATGTCACTCATCGTGGTGAAGTTGTGCTTTCTCCTGAAGAGCAAGAAACGATGGCGCTAAAGGATGAAGATCACAAAAAGAGGAAAGAAATCCAACAGCTGGTGGTGATCCCTGACGAAAGAGGCTATACTTCAGAGTTTGTTGCTGGTGCAATCAGTGCACCAACAGATCAATTACAGAGTCAAGAACAACACGGTGCATTCAGAGACATTCAAAACCTGAGCACTGACATGGTTACATCCACTCAGTCCAGTGCATTTCCCATCCTTGCAAATCCTACCAGTCCAGAGTATACCATGGTAGACAGCGTGGACTGGAAAAACAGTCTCCTCCTAAAACCAAATACACCGACTGCCCCACATAAGGCAGCAGTGAAGACTTTTCCCACTCCTGAAGGGTACTTGACTCCTGACCTACTCGACAACATTACACCTTAACTAAAAGTGGAGCACGCTTGCTCGTTGTGAGATATCTGACATGGTTAGCCAACACCGAACAAGACGTGTGATCATGAGAAGGGAATCTTGAAACAAAGCCAGTTCTCAAGTGTTCTCCAGTGGAATGGATATCATGAAACAAATCTATTGGCAAACTAATAAATGGCTGTATTAGGCGTATTAGGCTGTATTAGGAGTCTTTTCATTATTCTCCTAATTTGGAGAGTTAACAGCTTCAGAGGTTATTTTGAGCAGAAGTATGTAAGCTGTCATAAAACAGATAACTGATATTTTATGATCTCACACGTTGTAACAGCTATATTGCTGCATCGCTTGTATTCATCTTAAGTGTACTACTTACCAATGTGTCTGTGTAAACTGTAAAGTGCCTACTTTAGATTATGAACATCAGTGTTAAAAAATAGTGCACACTTAAATCAAAAGTGGTTTATGTGAACTGTTACAGGCTTTTGTGCTCAGTGCCATTTTTCTTCCATAAAAGACCACACAAGGTGTTTGTGCcaaaatgatgtaaatatggTCAATTTGTTTTCATGACAAACTTTCTTAGCTgaaaaaaagtggttttgggCCACTTTCTAGACAGAacgcttttttttaaaattttgtctgCAGGGTTGTCTACTTGTTTCTATGTTGGAGCCTTGATTCAGTATTGTGTATCAATGCAAAAAGAATGTTTTAAGCTATAATGTGACTACATTGTGTATACGAGGTATCTCTGAATAAATGGCAGCAATGAACTCAGAAATACTGGTTTTTGCACTCAGCCACCTACCACTCCCGTTATATTACCTCCAGGGATCACGTGATTGATATTTCGAAGAAATGACCTGCGAGGATTTTCCAAGAATATCTGGTTTCACACGTGCTCCTTTCCAGCTGTTGATCTTGGAAACAAACATACCGTGAATATACACTGAGAAAGTCCCATAcattgtttactgtatttatcgTCAAAGATATTTACGACTTTCGTCAAGATGAAAAAGCTCACTGTCGTCGACTTGACTAAACTTGTCAAAGATTTCATCCAACTGGAACATGTAAGGCCTTTAAATCTATAGTTAAGATATTAAAATAGGCCTTGTGAAGAACGTAGTGTTGTTATAAAAGCTCAATGAGCGCGCTAATCTTCTGAGGTAAATCATTGTTTTGTATGATTAAGAAAATTACGGAGATGAAAGGGGAAAATACTACTCTTGAAGTACAGCTGGACGAGACTAGCAGACTTTTAAAAATCTCACAGAACAAGGAGAAACAGTTGATTGAAGGTAAGACAATTATGAGGTAAAAAACCGATATTTACCACAGAAGTGGGTCAGGCTAATCTCGGCTGCCATCCAGCGGTGTAATTGCACAAATGTTAAAGCTTTACAGTTTAAACTTGTGTTTAGGTTTTTCTGTTCCCATACCTGAATCGTAATAAAGTAATTTGTACACAAAAAGTTGcagctatacagtatattaataatattcgTCACGGCTTTGTTTACTTGACAGAGAGAGATGGGCTTTTGGAAACTGTCAAAGGTCTACAAAACACCTTACAACAACAGTGCGACCTCAGAGGTAACCTGAACCTGAATATTATttgcttaatataatgtaattccCTATCCAAATATTCACAAAAAACCACAACTCTATCTAGTTGAAAATGAAGGCCTGAAAAATGCAGCTCTTCAGATGAAGAAAGAAAACGAAGCTCAGTTAAAGGTAAGATTGtaatgtattcaaatatattaaaggaatagtttaccccaaaattaaaattctgtcattaattactcaccgtcatgtcgttccaaacctgtaagaccttcattcatcttcggaacacaaattaagatattttcaattaaatccaagagctttctgaccctgcttatgcaactgacacgttcaaggaccagaaaggtaCTTAGAAcatcgacaaaatagtccatgtgacatcagttgttaaataaagttattttagatttttgtgcaatgttattttggatttttgtcgatgttcttggtacccgtctggaccttgaacgtggtagggCCTTTgttgtctatggagggtcagaaagcataAAATCTAAGAAGTTTTGAGTGTCTGTGCTCGATTCTGCCCCCGTGTGGTTCTAGGAAAGCAATACTCGCCTACAGAGGATGGCAGCTGAGATGAAAGCTCTACAAGATCAACACCAGAGGGAGTTAGACGACTGTGTTAAAGAAACACAAAGGAAACGTGAGGGAAAATCACAACTCTTTTTATCAACAGGAACGAAAATGAAGGGACAGCAAGTATAGCTTCTGTGCTGTACAGATGCTGTTAAACAATTTACAGTATTAcacattcaaaatgaaaaacatttctgttttctaAGTGGATGCTAAAGATACTGAGCTGACAGAAGCACATGAGAGAAATGAATGCGCTTTGGAAGAAATGAAAAGGCAGATgagagagaaggagaaagaAATACAAAGCCAAATCATTAAACTTCAAATGGAGGTAGAATTTAATTTGGTTACTTAGTTAAGTTTAACTTTCAATACACTAAATAGTAggtgaaaacactattttttaatggtttgtaaaaatgttttttcttttgcagtTTGGTGCTAAACTTGCAAGGGCCCAGAGCATATCCGCAAAAAATCAGCCGCAGACACAATCATCTGCTCCTCGTCCACAGAACATCTTTAAAAGAGTGAGTCGCACCTCAGTATTCATCAGAACACCTCATGGCATTGAGGACAGCAAGGTTTCTGGTCACACTTTTATTTCTCCCTCTATATTGGATCATTCTGTTTGCGTCTGCAGAAGCTCCAGTTCATTCAGGAGGAGAAAAACAAAGAGATTGAGGCTCTGCGTCAGAAGGTGAGAGAGCTGGAACAGCAGAGCCTTCACGGATTGATGGAGTCTCGTCTGAAGAGGAGGAAAAACTGAGACTTATTTTAATCTGACCGTTGATACGTGAGGGCcttttatctgtttttattttaaaagcatttccctcagaatatgttttaaatattatgttctgttttgttcttAATTTCAATGTACATTGCCTATCCAcgataataaatatacatttataaacatataGCTGTGAAGACTGCTATATGAGAGGTCATTCAGAAGGGGAGGATATGGCAGGTGACATGGAGTTCCAGGAGATTACAGGCCGAGCGCTCTTGCATTGGTTTGGGACACCTGTAAACACAACCGCCATTTTCCAGATAAAGCTTGTAATCTCATCAATAGAGACGGCTGGTAATTCGGTGCCTTATGCAGGAACACATGCACACAGTAAATCATATACTAGGAAAATGCTGGTTCGTTCAGAGAATcaactatttaaattaattacttttaaagtacaGTTTAAATCACTCAGCAGCTCAACGGTTACAATTTTCTAAAGAATTATTTATTCCATGCAGACATTATTGCATGCTACATtatcaatgttattttagtaatatataatttagtaaaatatagttttttattatatattttttaataagcttttttttttcagttttaatttaattttagtcattttgttacgtgtgctttagtcattttgatttttttaaattgttttatttagatttaagctttagttcagttttaggtcattttaatacttattagatttttagaaatgacaaaaaaataaatgtaatttaatcacattcaaaataaaagtttgtttacataatatgtgtgtgtactgtgtatatttattatgtatatataaatacacacagatgcatgtgtatatttaagaaatatatgtttatatagtaaaatatttatatttaatatcaattatatgaatataaatatatacataaaatatttttaaaatatatactgtatgcgtatgcatttatacatacatatacacagtatacacacaattattatgtaaacaaaatagtgctgtcaattAATCGCATTAATagcaagtttttgtttacatagtatatgtgtgtgtactgtgtatatttattatatatatatataaatacacacacatacaatatttggaaaatatttacatgtatatatttatattcatataatttatattatatataaatacatttaatatataaacattttcttaaatatatacatgcatgtgtgtgtagttatatatacataataaatatacacagtacacatatattatataaacaaattgggattaaaaccaaaaacttttattttggatgcaattaatcgtttgacagcactattttaatctaatatttatttaatttttgtcagctttatttcaatatttatttaatataatttatattatatataaatctatttaatatataaacaacatttttttcttaaatgtatacatgcatgtgtgtgtatttatatatacacaatacatatacacagtacacacacatatataaacaaaaacttttattttggttgtgattaatcgcgattaatcggtTGACAGTACTATTTATCAGTACTTTtatcagctttatttcaattaacaaaaatgttaacaatgTCGTATTTTGCTCACGAGCGACACACATGCTTTCCAGAATGGGAATGTAAGGCCTCATCATTCACATTAAGAGACTGACGGACTAGTAATAATCATATCAGCCAAACCCCTTTATGTGTCAAAGAGGTCCTGCAGTAATCTCATTAGCAATGCTGTTACGTAACGTCTGATCCTACGCTGTAAATTCAGAGATCAGCCTCATTAAGATCACTGACGATCACGTCTCTAAGATCTTCTGACCTCCTGTATGATTCTATCCCACCAGATCAAACGTGAGAATATCTCCCACCAGTGCTTCAAAAGAATCAGTGGTGCACATATTTGCCGGTTATTTGCCCTCTTTTGGCTGCAGTTCTTGGCTTTTGTTCATCACAGGCATCGTCTAGGACAACAGAGAGGATTAAGGTAACTCTAAATAAAGCTGGCAGATTAGGAAACATGATACCCGCATGTTCTGTTTCACTCTGACAGAGTCATGGATGAGAGCTGAAGACTTCCCTGGAGACAGGAAGACTATCCAAGAGAAACCACATCAATGATTTTTATTCATGCAGTTACAGAATAGGAGAGTTCAAATGAATGCCTGCATGATGGTCATACATGACCTTAACAAAAACCTaatgtaacttttattttttctgtaaaagaAGCTAAATATTATCGTACAGACTTagatatgacaaaaaatatgAACATGTGGACATATTCTTTGACTTCTAATcctataaaaaagaaaagcagcCATGCATTGGTCTACTACAAGAGCACAACGGTAAGATCATTTGTTTTACATATGTCATTGTTTAAATTTAGAGTCAACAAAGGTATACTGACATGCTTGTTAACTTTTACAATAAACAGTATGATAGACAATATAAATGATTAAGATTAAGTAAAATGATTTATACGATAATAATTCAATTTTCATTGATTGTTAAATAATTATTCCATTAACAGCTATATTGCATAATACGATTTAAACGCATtactgtcaaacgattaatagtgattaattgcattcaaaatgaaagcttgtttacataatgtatgtgtgtactgtttaaatgtatcatgtatatataaatacacacacatccatatatatatttaggaaaaatgtttatatactaaaaatatttatatataatatcaattatctgattataaatatataaatgtaaatacatgtaaacattttcaaaatatatactgcatatgtgtgtgtaattatatagtaaatttatattgtacatagTAAATATACacgcatatattatgtaaacaaaaaaacgttTTGATGCGATaagtcgcgattaatcgtttggcAGCACTAATATAAACgtacatgaaaatattttcaaaatatatactgcatgtgtgtgtacttatatatacatattgaatatacacagtatacacacgtATATTATGTgaacaacaacttttattttggatgtgattaatagcgattaatcgtttggcagcactaatataaatatatacagataatttttttttaaatatatactgcatgtgtgtgcatttatatatacattgtaAATATGCAGTATACatgcatattatgtaaacaaaaacttattttggatgtgattaatcgtgatcaATCATTTGGCagcactaatataaatatatgcatgtaaatattttcaaaacatatacagcatatgtgtgcatttatatatacataataaatatacacagtacacacacacacattatgtaaacaaaaactttattttggatgcaattaatcacaattaatcacttggcagcactaatataaatatatacatgtaaatattttcaaaacatatactgcatgtgtgtgtatttatatatacattgtaAATATGCAGTATACACGCAtcttatgtaaacaaaaacttttattttggatgcgattaatcaatCATTTGGCAGgactaatataaatatatacatgtaaatattttaaaaatatatactgcatatgtgtgtgtttatgtatacataaatatacacagtacacacatattatgtaaactaaAACTTTTACTTTATacgcgattaatcacgattaatcatttggcagcactataataaatatatacatgtagatacacaaatattctaaatatatatgagtgtgtatttatatatacataataaatattcacagtATACACATGTTATGTAACCAAAAACTTTTACTTTGCATGCTAttattgcgattaatcgtttgacagcaatAAAAgggatcacccaaaaatgacaattctgtcataatttacttagCATTAAGTTGTTCCAACCTTGAATgagtttcttctgttgaacacaacagaagatattttgaaggacgttggtaaccaaacagttgccgGTAACTTCTATATTATGGGGGAAAAATAGATGATTTTTGAGTGAAATCTCTTTAAGATTGTTTATTATGGAGGTATTTCTCAATCAAGAACAAGAATATCAGTTATTTTCGCTGTTACTTGCAACGCATAATACAGTTTTCTCTTTTCTGTGCAAACAAATATCATGGGCT encodes:
- the ghrb gene encoding growth hormone receptor b; the protein is MEAVLFICILLACAVATQSVPPTIQGQTSTRPHLTGCFSRELMTFRCQWETGSLQNQTELDDLRLFYSLKTDSKKWMECPSYSSVRKNECFFDSSNTIIWYPYVVQLRSRSPDVVYDEMSFNVEDIVFPDPPVGLNWTVLSMGSDGLIYDMVVSWDPPPSAAENLKTGWILLVYETQYREKGSDQWNSMDNGKDTQAYIYGLSSNTEYEVRVRSKMRGYNFGVFSDSIFILIPNKESRIPITAVLVFAAVGITIVLMVVVVSRQQKLMVIFLPPVPGPKIKGIDPVLLQKGQLSEFTSILGTHPGLRPELYSSDPWVEFIEVDIDEPHESQEELLIADSPVSDSPQMSSSFRDDDSGRASCCDPDLSDHDQTDLHHPSASSHDGFHPLSRAQSGPQQPAAVCPQDNTWSNNLYSQVSDVTHRGEVVLSPEEQETMALKDEDHKKRKEIQQLVVIPDERGYTSEFVAGAISAPTDQLQSQEQHGAFRDIQNLSTDMVTSTQSSAFPILANPTSPEYTMVDSVDWKNSLLLKPNTPTAPHKAAVKTFPTPEGYLTPDLLDNITP
- the LOC127152349 gene encoding coiled-coil domain-containing protein 152-like, producing the protein MKKLTVVDLTKLVKDFIQLEHKITEMKGENTTLEVQLDETSRLLKISQNKEKQLIEERDGLLETVKGLQNTLQQQCDLRVENEGLKNAALQMKKENEAQLKESNTRLQRMAAEMKALQDQHQRELDDCVKETQRKLDAKDTELTEAHERNECALEEMKRQMREKEKEIQSQIIKLQMEFGAKLARAQSISAKNQPQTQSSAPRPQNIFKRKLQFIQEEKNKEIEALRQKVRELEQQSLHGLMESRLKRRKN